Proteins encoded by one window of Maliibacterium massiliense:
- a CDS encoding lysophospholipid acyltransferase family protein produces the protein MRDKSEKSNKRHLYQPVGWFYRPLAHIVRMLMKLLFRLRIDCDADVKALKGTNTPVIVLSQHPSFLDVAVMDVGMYPRMVSIVTAGNLFRYPKTAKIIRMLGGLPKAQFRSDLQAMRGMLGVLRAGGVLGIMPEGRLSMDGTNCAVGDSIAHFAHKTGAAVVALQVYGSYFCLPSWSDNNFRFGKIEGTFRLLASPQEMQALSTAELDARIRRAMTYNQYDWNAQHRHHYWAWNPARNVTGVVHQCPACGRSFAMQQSGRHSIDCQFCGNSVRLDSCGFFKPNAPEAKLWPDVASWNAWQQRNLRAYFTKNANAALENDVRVHIFKPDEGRVLDVGCGRVRLNRAGFCFEGELEGEARAIVVPLAQLPGVSADYRGRFTVYAQEGAYMFFPADPQFVGQLVNSLVLLRSMAGMEIVV, from the coding sequence TTGAGGGACAAATCAGAGAAAAGCAATAAGCGCCATCTTTACCAGCCGGTGGGATGGTTCTACCGGCCGCTCGCCCACATTGTACGCATGCTTATGAAGCTGCTGTTTCGCCTGCGCATTGACTGCGATGCCGATGTCAAGGCGCTCAAGGGAACCAATACGCCCGTCATCGTGTTGAGCCAGCACCCCTCCTTTTTGGATGTGGCGGTGATGGATGTGGGCATGTACCCGCGCATGGTCAGTATCGTCACGGCGGGCAACCTGTTCCGCTATCCGAAAACGGCAAAAATCATCCGGATGCTCGGCGGCCTGCCCAAGGCGCAGTTCCGCTCTGATTTGCAGGCCATGCGCGGGATGCTGGGTGTGCTGCGCGCGGGCGGCGTGCTGGGCATCATGCCTGAGGGCCGTCTTTCCATGGACGGCACAAACTGCGCTGTGGGCGATAGTATCGCGCATTTTGCACACAAAACCGGGGCCGCGGTGGTCGCGCTGCAGGTATACGGCTCGTACTTCTGCCTGCCCTCCTGGTCGGATAACAACTTCCGCTTTGGCAAAATTGAGGGAACCTTCCGCCTGCTGGCCTCCCCGCAGGAGATGCAGGCCCTTTCGACGGCGGAACTAGACGCGCGCATCCGCCGGGCGATGACCTACAACCAGTATGATTGGAACGCGCAGCACCGCCACCACTACTGGGCCTGGAACCCGGCCAGAAATGTCACCGGCGTGGTGCACCAGTGCCCCGCGTGCGGCAGATCCTTTGCCATGCAGCAGAGCGGCCGCCACAGCATTGACTGCCAGTTCTGCGGCAACAGCGTGCGCCTGGACAGCTGCGGCTTTTTCAAGCCCAACGCGCCTGAGGCAAAGCTGTGGCCGGACGTCGCCTCGTGGAATGCGTGGCAGCAGCGGAATCTGCGCGCCTACTTTACGAAAAATGCGAACGCCGCGCTGGAAAACGACGTGCGGGTGCATATCTTTAAGCCGGACGAGGGGCGTGTGCTGGACGTGGGCTGCGGCCGCGTGCGGCTGAACCGCGCGGGCTTCTGCTTTGAAGGGGAGCTTGAGGGCGAGGCGCGCGCCATTGTGGTGCCGCTTGCGCAGCTGCCCGGCGTATCGGCGGATTACAGGGGGCGCTTTACCGTGTACGCGCAGGAGGGGGCGTATATGTTCTTCCCCGCCGATCCTCAGTTTGTCGGCCAGCTGGTCAACAGCCTGGTGCTGCTTCGCAGCATGGCGGGCATGGAAATTGTGGTATAA
- the ispD gene encoding 2-C-methyl-D-erythritol 4-phosphate cytidylyltransferase, which translates to MNVALIMAGGMGTRMGADCPKQYMLLAKKPVIVYTLEAFQIHKEVDAIAVVCAPTWRDALMEWAARYRIAKLRWFADAGESRSASVRSGLETLQKHTEDADIVLVHDAVRPFVPGRVISDCIAAVRRYGACGTVVPASDTIVTSSDGKHFERIPPRAQMFQCQTPQGFRMDVIDGAHRTLAAMEHPPDVTDDCGAVMATGGDVVMVRGDDRLFKITSPQDMRAARAYLYSIARETE; encoded by the coding sequence ATGAATGTCGCGTTGATTATGGCGGGCGGCATGGGGACGCGCATGGGCGCGGACTGCCCCAAACAGTACATGCTGCTTGCCAAAAAGCCTGTGATTGTCTATACGCTGGAGGCCTTTCAGATACACAAGGAGGTCGATGCCATCGCGGTGGTGTGCGCGCCCACGTGGCGCGACGCGCTGATGGAGTGGGCGGCGCGCTATCGCATCGCCAAGCTGCGCTGGTTTGCGGATGCAGGGGAGAGCCGCAGCGCATCGGTGCGCAGCGGGCTGGAGACGCTGCAAAAGCACACCGAGGATGCGGATATTGTGCTGGTGCACGATGCCGTGCGCCCCTTTGTGCCGGGCCGCGTGATTTCCGATTGCATCGCGGCTGTGCGCAGGTACGGCGCCTGCGGTACGGTTGTGCCCGCAAGCGACACCATTGTGACAAGCAGCGACGGCAAGCATTTTGAACGTATACCGCCGCGGGCGCAGATGTTCCAGTGCCAGACGCCCCAGGGCTTCCGCATGGACGTAATCGATGGCGCGCACCGCACGCTTGCTGCGATGGAGCACCCGCCCGATGTCACCGACGACTGCGGCGCGGTCATGGCCACCGGCGGGGATGTGGTGATGGTGCGGGGGGATGATCGCCTCTTTAAAATTACCTCGCCGCAGGATATGCGCGCGGCGCGCGCATATCTATACAGCATTGCCAGGGAAACGGAATAA
- a CDS encoding extracellular solute-binding protein, with amino-acid sequence MKKHAKSLRWIALLLALVTLALPMTGCGKKKDTLVVYTGQDADYIDPYLESFRAKYPDIDLEIVRDAGGVMTAKILAEKNNPRADVIWELSIQNMLVLEKEGILEGYAPQGLERILPDFKDTEDPPMWVGVDAYMVALTVNTKELEEKGLPVPTSYQDLIDPKYKGMIMMPSPTSSATGLLIVSSIIDLMGEEEGWAYLRKLDENIISYTTSGSQPSKSAASGECVIGISYDARCIREKRSGAPVEVVFPDEGAGWELETNALVKKNDIKDSAKLFLDWAISDEAMDAYKEVYPMIAITTDVEIPPDYPEDPYKKLIKPNFEWMMENRDAILKIWQDDFEA; translated from the coding sequence ATGAAAAAACACGCAAAGAGCCTGCGGTGGATCGCGCTGCTGCTGGCATTGGTGACCTTGGCCCTGCCCATGACGGGCTGCGGCAAAAAGAAAGACACCCTGGTTGTGTACACCGGTCAGGACGCGGATTACATCGATCCGTACCTGGAATCCTTCCGCGCAAAATACCCTGATATTGATCTGGAGATCGTGCGCGACGCGGGCGGCGTGATGACCGCCAAGATCCTGGCGGAGAAGAACAACCCCCGCGCGGACGTCATCTGGGAGCTGTCCATCCAGAACATGCTGGTGCTGGAGAAGGAGGGCATCCTGGAGGGGTACGCGCCCCAGGGGCTGGAGCGCATCCTGCCCGACTTTAAGGATACCGAAGATCCTCCCATGTGGGTGGGTGTGGACGCGTACATGGTGGCGCTGACCGTCAACACCAAGGAGCTGGAGGAGAAGGGCCTGCCGGTGCCCACCTCCTACCAGGATTTGATCGACCCCAAGTACAAGGGCATGATCATGATGCCCAGCCCCACCTCCTCTGCCACCGGTCTATTGATCGTCTCCTCCATCATCGATCTGATGGGCGAGGAGGAGGGGTGGGCCTACCTGCGCAAGCTGGATGAGAACATCATCAGCTACACCACCAGCGGCTCGCAGCCCTCCAAATCCGCCGCCTCGGGCGAGTGCGTCATCGGCATCTCCTACGACGCGCGCTGCATCCGCGAGAAGCGCTCCGGCGCGCCGGTGGAAGTGGTGTTCCCCGACGAGGGCGCCGGCTGGGAGCTGGAGACCAACGCGCTGGTGAAGAAAAACGACATCAAGGATTCCGCCAAGCTGTTCCTGGATTGGGCCATCTCCGATGAGGCCATGGACGCCTACAAGGAAGTGTACCCCATGATCGCGATCACCACCGATGTGGAGATTCCGCCGGATTATCCCGAGGATCCCTACAAAAAGCTGATCAAGCCCAACTTTGAGTGGATGATGGAAAACCGCGACGCGATCCTGAAGATTTGGCAGGACGACTTTGAAGCCTAA
- a CDS encoding ABC transporter ATP-binding protein, with product MEAYLRTEKIQKSFGKTQVLKDVDISVQKGEFVCILGPSGCGKTTLLRVIAGLEPPNGGKVHIGGRDVTDVPPGKRALGFVFQSFALFPNMTVYDNVAYPLAAHRVPKREIKQRVETILARTHMEDFTKKYPATLSGGQQQRVALARALVMEPVLLLLDEPLSALDAKVREQMREEIRQLQHSMGITTVMVTHDQEEALSMANHVVLMDQGEVVQSGRPEELYFHPNGRFAATFIGNVNILEHHLVRPETIDIVPDEAGECVISDLIFHGASYRAFVDTPRFGKVMVDVPSRVSNAHLKRGARVRLVLPEGVAQDG from the coding sequence ATGGAAGCCTATCTTCGCACGGAGAAAATTCAGAAATCGTTCGGCAAGACGCAGGTGTTGAAGGACGTGGATATAAGCGTACAAAAGGGGGAGTTCGTCTGCATCCTGGGCCCGTCTGGCTGCGGCAAGACCACGCTGCTGCGCGTGATCGCGGGGCTGGAGCCACCCAATGGCGGCAAGGTGCATATCGGCGGCAGGGACGTCACCGACGTGCCTCCGGGCAAGCGTGCGCTGGGCTTTGTATTCCAGTCGTTTGCGCTCTTTCCCAACATGACGGTGTACGATAACGTGGCCTACCCGCTTGCGGCGCATCGCGTGCCCAAAAGGGAGATCAAACAGCGGGTGGAGACGATCCTTGCGCGCACCCATATGGAGGACTTTACAAAAAAGTACCCCGCCACCCTTTCGGGCGGCCAGCAGCAGCGCGTGGCGCTTGCGCGCGCGCTGGTGATGGAGCCGGTGCTGCTGCTGCTGGACGAACCGCTCTCTGCGCTGGACGCCAAAGTGCGCGAACAGATGCGCGAGGAAATCCGCCAGTTGCAGCACAGCATGGGCATCACCACCGTGATGGTGACCCATGACCAGGAGGAGGCCCTCTCCATGGCCAACCACGTGGTGCTGATGGATCAGGGCGAGGTGGTGCAGAGCGGCCGGCCTGAGGAGCTGTATTTTCATCCCAACGGCAGGTTTGCCGCCACGTTTATCGGCAACGTCAATATCCTGGAGCACCATCTGGTGCGGCCGGAAACCATCGATATCGTGCCCGATGAGGCGGGCGAATGCGTCATCAGCGATCTGATTTTTCACGGCGCAAGCTACCGGGCGTTTGTGGATACCCCGCGCTTTGGCAAGGTCATGGTGGACGTTCCCTCGCGCGTGAGCAACGCGCACCTCAAGCGGGGCGCGCGCGTGCGCCTTGTGTTGCCGGAAGGGGTGGCGCAGGATGGCTAA
- a CDS encoding putative 2-aminoethylphosphonate ABC transporter permease subunit, with the protein MAKKRGSFSRHAGLNTVKILYALTMTLFVLLPLLLLASQIFFDSDGAFVGFSRAGEFFTNPSLGQATMNSIYVSTIATVIAVVLGFLFAYALERTSIHGKKTLHAIALLPLFAPTMLHGIALKYLLGRQGLITTGLFGLLPALDVNLYGKVLIIAAEVLYCFPQVVMIMSLALSNTDFRLYESSRIMGASRAREFFRLTLPNITYSLVSCIIVCFSLSFADFGAPKVLGEGYNVLSIEVYKRVIGQQNFSLGAVASFVLMIPAVLSYVANTLVRRKQEGTLNASSTRFRLEKRPLRDGIAGAYCWIIALAILVLIATMFLAATVRQWPYDLSLTFDRFLMKNVPRADGMQTYFNSLLLALVSAGVGTIMVFVATYLIEKVRSMQRTGAYIRFLSMLPMSIPGLVVGIAFILFYNHPANPLNFIYGTMAIMVIANVVHMFSTPYLTATASLRKQDKEYEMVSDVMGVPRVRTFFCVTLPLSLRAFAENFIYYFVNAMATISALVFLYSPGFKPMSVAIINMEETGDVATAAAMSLMILVTNLVVRLVFDKRVERLDDRVRHVERKPRRRRRKQEEGQDVMAA; encoded by the coding sequence ATGGCTAAAAAGCGCGGATCCTTCAGCAGGCACGCGGGGCTCAACACCGTTAAAATCCTCTACGCGCTGACGATGACGCTGTTTGTGCTGCTGCCGCTGCTGCTGCTTGCGTCCCAGATCTTTTTTGACAGCGACGGCGCCTTTGTGGGCTTCTCGCGGGCGGGCGAGTTCTTTACCAACCCCAGCCTGGGGCAGGCTACGATGAACTCGATTTACGTCTCCACCATCGCCACCGTCATCGCGGTGGTGCTGGGATTCCTCTTTGCCTATGCGCTGGAGCGCACATCCATCCACGGCAAAAAGACGCTGCACGCCATCGCGCTGCTGCCCCTGTTTGCCCCCACGATGCTGCACGGCATCGCGCTGAAATACCTGCTGGGCCGCCAGGGCCTGATCACCACGGGCCTGTTCGGGCTGCTGCCCGCGCTGGACGTCAATCTCTACGGCAAGGTGCTGATCATCGCGGCGGAGGTGCTCTACTGCTTCCCGCAGGTGGTGATGATCATGTCGCTCGCGCTGTCCAACACGGATTTTCGGCTGTACGAATCCTCCCGCATCATGGGCGCGTCGCGCGCGCGGGAGTTCTTCCGGCTGACGCTGCCCAACATCACCTACTCGCTGGTGAGCTGCATCATCGTCTGCTTTTCCCTGAGCTTTGCGGATTTCGGCGCGCCCAAAGTGCTGGGGGAGGGCTACAACGTGCTCTCCATCGAGGTGTACAAGCGCGTCATCGGCCAGCAGAATTTTTCGCTGGGCGCGGTTGCAAGCTTTGTGCTGATGATCCCTGCGGTGCTCTCCTACGTGGCCAACACGCTGGTGCGCCGCAAGCAGGAGGGCACGCTCAACGCGTCTTCCACCCGCTTCCGGCTGGAAAAGCGCCCCTTGCGCGACGGCATCGCGGGCGCGTACTGCTGGATCATCGCCCTGGCCATACTGGTGCTCATCGCCACGATGTTCCTGGCCGCCACGGTGCGGCAGTGGCCCTACGACCTGTCGCTGACCTTTGACCGCTTCCTGATGAAAAACGTGCCAAGGGCAGACGGCATGCAGACCTATTTCAACAGCCTGCTGCTGGCGCTGGTATCGGCGGGGGTGGGCACCATCATGGTGTTTGTCGCCACCTATTTGATCGAGAAGGTGCGCTCCATGCAGCGCACGGGCGCCTACATCCGGTTTCTGTCGATGCTGCCCATGTCCATTCCGGGCCTGGTGGTGGGTATCGCGTTCATCCTGTTTTACAACCACCCCGCAAACCCATTGAACTTTATCTACGGCACCATGGCCATCATGGTTATCGCAAACGTGGTGCATATGTTCTCCACGCCCTACCTGACCGCCACCGCCTCGCTGCGCAAGCAGGATAAGGAGTACGAGATGGTGTCCGACGTGATGGGCGTGCCCCGGGTGCGCACTTTCTTCTGCGTCACGCTGCCGCTGTCGCTGCGGGCGTTTGCGGAAAATTTCATTTACTACTTTGTCAACGCCATGGCGACCATCTCCGCGCTGGTGTTCCTCTACAGCCCCGGCTTCAAGCCCATGTCGGTAGCCATCATCAACATGGAGGAGACGGGGGATGTGGCGACCGCCGCGGCCATGTCGCTGATGATATTGGTGACCAACCTGGTGGTCCGGCTGGTGTTTGACAAGCGCGTGGAGCGCCTGGACGACCGCGTGCGCCATGTGGAGCGCAAACCACGGCGTCGCCGCCGCAAACAGGAGGAGGGCCAGGACGTCATGGCGGCCTGA
- a CDS encoding L-lactate dehydrogenase, giving the protein MATDNRKVVLVGTGLVGMSFAYALLNQNVCSELVLIDIDTKRAEGEAMDLNHGLAFSGSNMNIYAGDYSDCRDADIVAICAGVAQKPGETRLNLLQRNTAVFESIIRPVVDAGFEGIFLIATNPVDIMAHVTQAISGFDTSRVLGTGTALDTARLRYQLGAYFSVDPRNVHAYVMGEHGDSEFVPWSQAMIATKPILSIIAEQSDRYSYNELLQISEDVKNAAQKIIVAKKATYYGIGMAMVRIVRAILGNESSVLTVSTMLQGEYGLNDVYIGAPCIVNRSGVQRVISLTLTGEELAKYQASSQILSELYAGIKLS; this is encoded by the coding sequence TTGGCAACGGACAATCGTAAAGTGGTATTGGTGGGCACGGGCCTTGTGGGCATGAGCTTTGCCTACGCGCTGCTCAACCAGAACGTGTGCAGTGAGCTGGTACTCATCGACATCGATACAAAGCGCGCCGAGGGCGAGGCGATGGACTTAAACCACGGCCTGGCGTTTTCCGGCTCCAACATGAACATCTACGCGGGGGATTACAGCGACTGCAGGGACGCGGATATCGTGGCCATCTGCGCGGGCGTGGCGCAAAAGCCGGGTGAGACGCGCCTCAACCTGCTGCAGCGCAACACCGCCGTGTTTGAATCCATCATCCGTCCGGTGGTGGATGCGGGCTTTGAGGGCATCTTCCTCATCGCTACCAACCCGGTGGACATCATGGCCCATGTGACGCAGGCCATCTCCGGCTTTGATACCAGCCGCGTGCTGGGCACCGGCACCGCGCTGGACACCGCCCGCCTGCGCTATCAGCTGGGCGCGTACTTCTCGGTGGACCCGCGCAACGTGCACGCCTACGTCATGGGAGAGCATGGCGACAGCGAGTTTGTGCCATGGTCCCAGGCGATGATCGCCACAAAGCCCATCCTCTCTATCATTGCGGAGCAGTCGGATCGCTACAGCTACAACGAGCTGCTGCAGATCAGCGAGGATGTCAAAAACGCCGCCCAGAAGATCATCGTGGCCAAAAAGGCCACCTACTATGGCATCGGCATGGCGATGGTGCGCATCGTGCGCGCCATATTGGGCAATGAATCCAGCGTGCTGACCGTCTCCACCATGCTGCAGGGGGAGTACGGCTTAAACGACGTCTACATCGGCGCGCCCTGCATCGTCAACCGCAGCGGCGTGCAGCGGGTGATCTCGCTGACCCTCACGGGGGAGGAACTGGCAAAATACCAGGCCTCCAGCCAGATACTCTCGGAGCTTTACGCTGGCATCAAGCTTTCCTGA
- a CDS encoding GntR family transcriptional regulator yields METKTTAQRAYEAIKEMYLTRKLMPGQQIVEAVIAAELGISRTPVREAIRRLQEEGLVETIMNRGSFIKAITREDVIEYTELSEGIDGMIAYLLAERYGEGELREETVRELEDMIAQMEQFFAQGRVRDVVNCDRAMHMRMADLCGNRHLRDTFCRAAENFYNDMWFLTLSIESKQVPQQDNHRALIDAIRRADPEGARSIAQRHRHYLRQAIKESE; encoded by the coding sequence ATGGAAACGAAAACCACTGCGCAGCGTGCCTATGAGGCAATCAAGGAGATGTATCTCACCCGTAAGCTGATGCCCGGACAGCAGATTGTGGAAGCGGTCATCGCAGCGGAGCTGGGCATATCGCGCACGCCCGTGCGCGAGGCGATCCGTCGGCTGCAGGAAGAGGGACTGGTGGAGACCATCATGAACCGCGGGTCCTTTATCAAGGCCATCACGCGTGAGGATGTCATTGAGTATACGGAGCTGAGCGAGGGCATCGACGGCATGATCGCATACTTACTGGCAGAACGCTACGGCGAGGGCGAGCTGCGCGAGGAGACGGTGCGGGAGCTCGAGGACATGATTGCACAGATGGAACAGTTTTTTGCGCAGGGCCGGGTACGGGACGTTGTCAACTGTGACCGCGCCATGCACATGCGAATGGCGGACTTGTGTGGCAACCGGCACTTGCGCGACACCTTCTGCAGGGCGGCGGAAAACTTTTACAACGACATGTGGTTCCTTACGCTCTCCATCGAAAGCAAGCAGGTACCCCAACAGGACAACCACCGCGCGCTGATTGACGCAATCCGCCGCGCGGATCCCGAGGGAGCGCGCAGCATCGCGCAGCGCCACCGCCACTACCTGCGCCAGGCGATCAAAGAGAGCGAGTAG
- a CDS encoding sugar ABC transporter substrate-binding protein gives MKKTVKCICMLLALALTLSLAACSPAKATPSAAEGQTSQREGYSIGYIVKSMSLPFFVEMEKGIRSYMEEKGTGQDQLITLDSNKDLTKELSNVEDLVSQKADAILLATYDYEGSCASVDIANAASVPIILVDNPSKNADSASAVVTSDNRTAGALAMENLCEGMGGKGNLVIFQESTNTAGRARYEGAIEALKKYPDINVIVDQDGTAGVDNAMKIFDDVMSANKDIDGVWVYSDNPAQGVVAAIEAAGRTGDIQVAAIDGSAFNLDLIQKGQQFGTSLQFPYRMGYMAAEIAYGLIEGRAPAQQRTELGVEWVDAANVEQYL, from the coding sequence ATGAAAAAGACCGTAAAATGCATCTGCATGCTGCTAGCGCTCGCGCTTACCCTGTCACTTGCCGCCTGCAGTCCCGCCAAGGCGACTCCCTCCGCCGCAGAGGGCCAGACCTCCCAGCGTGAGGGATACAGCATCGGCTACATTGTCAAATCCATGTCCCTGCCCTTCTTTGTGGAAATGGAAAAGGGCATCCGGTCCTATATGGAGGAAAAAGGTACCGGCCAGGATCAGCTTATTACGCTCGATAGTAACAAGGACCTCACCAAGGAACTGAGCAACGTGGAGGATCTGGTCAGCCAGAAGGCGGACGCTATTCTGCTTGCCACCTACGATTACGAGGGCTCGTGCGCCTCGGTGGATATCGCAAACGCCGCTAGCGTCCCCATCATCCTGGTGGACAACCCCAGCAAAAACGCCGATTCCGCTTCGGCCGTCGTCACCTCCGACAATAGGACGGCGGGCGCGCTGGCCATGGAAAATCTGTGTGAGGGAATGGGCGGCAAGGGCAACTTGGTCATCTTTCAAGAGAGTACCAACACCGCGGGGCGCGCACGCTATGAGGGCGCGATCGAGGCGTTGAAAAAATATCCGGACATAAATGTGATTGTCGATCAGGACGGCACCGCGGGCGTGGACAACGCCATGAAGATCTTTGACGATGTCATGAGCGCCAACAAGGACATTGACGGCGTGTGGGTGTATAGCGACAACCCCGCCCAGGGTGTAGTCGCGGCCATCGAGGCGGCGGGTCGCACGGGCGATATACAGGTGGCGGCCATTGACGGCTCGGCGTTCAACCTGGATCTGATCCAGAAGGGCCAGCAGTTCGGCACATCACTGCAGTTCCCCTATAGGATGGGCTACATGGCAGCGGAGATCGCCTACGGCCTGATCGAAGGCAGGGCGCCCGCGCAGCAGCGTACCGAGCTGGGCGTCGAATGGGTAGACGCTGCGAACGTCGAGCAATACCTGTAA
- a CDS encoding transketolase, which produces MEEQKLELLRGNARTIRKWVIEMIAHLGVGHIGASLSCVDVLTVLYFDAMRVDPERPRWVDRDHFILSKGHGGPGLYATLALRGYFPKEMLMTLNRPDTNLPSHCDMRLTPGIDQTTGSLGQGISCAVGHALAARVLGKDYRVYSMVGDGELQEGQVWEALMLAGAQRLANFVCIVDQNGLQVGGNVRDVVDVEPLADKLRAFQFHVLEVDGHDVGAIAHALALAKAHVDGPTCLIAHTIKGKGYAPAQGQRHCHLIPVSEADCLAACAYIDAQG; this is translated from the coding sequence ATGGAGGAACAGAAGCTGGAGCTGCTGCGAGGGAATGCCCGCACCATTCGCAAGTGGGTGATCGAGATGATTGCGCACCTGGGCGTGGGACACATCGGCGCAAGCCTGTCGTGCGTGGATGTGTTGACCGTACTCTACTTCGACGCGATGCGCGTTGACCCTGAGCGCCCCAGGTGGGTGGATAGGGATCACTTTATTCTGTCTAAGGGGCACGGCGGCCCGGGGCTCTACGCCACGCTTGCGCTGCGGGGCTACTTTCCAAAGGAGATGCTGATGACCCTCAACCGGCCGGACACCAATCTGCCCAGCCACTGCGATATGCGCCTGACGCCGGGCATTGACCAGACCACAGGCTCGTTAGGCCAGGGCATTTCCTGCGCAGTGGGCCATGCGCTGGCCGCGCGGGTGCTGGGCAAGGATTACCGCGTCTACAGCATGGTAGGCGATGGCGAGCTGCAGGAGGGTCAGGTGTGGGAAGCGCTGATGCTGGCAGGTGCCCAGCGCCTGGCCAACTTCGTGTGCATCGTCGATCAAAATGGCCTACAGGTGGGCGGCAACGTGCGCGATGTGGTGGATGTTGAACCGCTGGCGGATAAGCTGCGCGCCTTTCAATTCCACGTGCTGGAGGTGGACGGCCACGACGTGGGCGCCATTGCGCACGCACTGGCGCTGGCCAAAGCCCACGTGGACGGCCCCACGTGCCTGATCGCCCACACAATCAAGGGTAAGGGCTACGCGCCTGCCCAGGGGCAGCGCCATTGTCACCTGATTCCGGTGTCGGAGGCGGACTGCCTGGCAGCCTGTGCTTATATTGATGCGCAGGGTTAA
- a CDS encoding transketolase C-terminal domain-containing protein, which translates to MLQFDAKLGSEVVAEQMIALGAELPLVAIESDIRFFYAAAFAQQYPERFIDCGIAESNTVGVAAGIAEAGMIPVIHSLAPFITRRVYDQLVVSIAYSGLNCKVLGDSPGLYAEINGGTHMCVEDVAIMRAIPRFIVADACDNEALRALLPQVMRHPDPVYLRVARKTYPVYERGATFTLGKANLLRDGGDAAIIANSLMVPFALEAARVLALEGIDVMVYDMHTIKPIDKEAILHAAQTGRIVTAENNSVLGGLGSAVAEVLAEQGGGVRMARIGIQDQFGVTGYLDYLTEKFGMRPEDIAQAVRGILAQ; encoded by the coding sequence ATGTTGCAATTTGACGCGAAGCTGGGCAGCGAGGTCGTTGCCGAGCAGATGATCGCGCTGGGGGCGGAGCTGCCGCTGGTGGCCATTGAAAGCGATATCCGTTTCTTTTACGCCGCGGCGTTTGCCCAGCAGTATCCAGAGCGCTTTATCGACTGTGGCATTGCAGAAAGCAATACCGTGGGCGTGGCCGCAGGCATCGCGGAGGCGGGCATGATCCCCGTAATCCACTCGCTGGCGCCTTTTATCACGCGCAGGGTGTACGATCAGCTGGTCGTGTCCATCGCCTACAGCGGGCTAAACTGTAAGGTGCTGGGGGATTCACCTGGATTGTATGCAGAGATCAACGGAGGCACCCACATGTGCGTGGAGGATGTAGCCATCATGCGGGCCATTCCACGCTTTATCGTGGCGGATGCCTGCGACAACGAGGCGCTGCGCGCGCTGCTGCCACAGGTGATGCGCCATCCCGATCCGGTCTATCTGCGCGTGGCGCGCAAGACATACCCCGTCTATGAACGGGGTGCCACGTTTACCCTGGGCAAGGCCAATCTGCTGCGCGATGGCGGAGACGCTGCCATCATCGCCAACAGCCTGATGGTGCCCTTTGCGCTGGAGGCGGCGCGTGTGCTGGCGCTGGAGGGGATCGACGTGATGGTGTATGATATGCACACCATCAAACCCATCGACAAAGAGGCGATCCTGCATGCGGCCCAAACGGGGCGCATTGTCACAGCGGAAAATAACTCCGTGCTGGGCGGTCTGGGCAGCGCTGTGGCCGAGGTGCTGGCCGAACAGGGCGGCGGCGTGCGAATGGCGCGCATCGGTATCCAGGATCAATTTGGCGTGACGGGTTATTTGGACTATTTGACAGAGAAATTCGGTATGCGCCCCGAGGATATCGCACAGGCAGTGCGGGGTATTCTGGCACAGTAA